A region of Pseudomonas putida DNA encodes the following proteins:
- the ccoN gene encoding cytochrome-c oxidase, cbb3-type subunit I, translating into MSTAISPTAYNYKVVRQFAIMTVVWGILGMGLGVFIASQLVWPQLNLDLPWTSFGRLRPLHTNLVIFAFGGCALFGTSYYVVQRTCQTRLISDSMAAFTFWGWQAVIVGALITLPMGYTTTKEYAELEWPLAILLAIVWVTYGLVFFGTIVKRKTKHIYVGNWFYGAFIVVTAMLHIVNHISLPVSLFKSYSAYAGATDAMIQWWYGHNAVGFFLTTGFLGMMYYFVPKQAERPIYSYRLSIVHFWALITLYIWAGPHHLHYTALPDWAQSLGMVMSIILLAPSWGGMINGMMTLSGAWHKLRTDPILRFLVVSLAFYGMSTFEGPMMAIKTVNSLSHYTDWTIGHVHAGALGWVAMISIGAVYHMIPKLYGRAQMHSVGLINAHFWLATIGTVLYIASMWVNGITQGLMWRAINDDGTLTYSFVEALQASHPGFIVRALGGAFFASGMLLMAYNVFRTVRAANPVQAEEAAKIVVVGAH; encoded by the coding sequence ATGAGCACAGCAATCAGTCCGACTGCTTATAACTATAAGGTCGTCCGCCAGTTCGCCATCATGACGGTGGTCTGGGGGATCCTTGGCATGGGCCTCGGCGTTTTCATCGCCTCGCAACTGGTATGGCCGCAACTGAACCTGGACCTGCCCTGGACCAGTTTCGGCCGCCTGCGCCCGTTGCACACCAACCTGGTGATCTTCGCCTTTGGCGGCTGTGCGTTGTTCGGCACCAGCTACTACGTGGTGCAGCGCACCTGCCAGACCCGGCTGATCTCCGACAGCATGGCGGCCTTCACCTTCTGGGGTTGGCAAGCGGTGATCGTCGGCGCCCTGATCACCCTGCCGATGGGCTACACCACCACCAAGGAATACGCCGAGCTGGAATGGCCGCTGGCGATCCTCCTGGCCATCGTCTGGGTGACCTACGGGCTGGTGTTCTTCGGCACCATCGTCAAGCGCAAGACCAAGCACATCTACGTCGGCAACTGGTTCTACGGCGCCTTCATCGTGGTCACCGCGATGCTGCACATCGTCAACCACATCTCGCTGCCGGTCAGCCTGTTCAAGTCGTACTCGGCCTACGCCGGTGCCACTGACGCGATGATCCAGTGGTGGTACGGCCACAACGCGGTGGGCTTCTTCCTCACCACCGGCTTTTTGGGGATGATGTACTACTTCGTGCCCAAGCAGGCCGAGCGGCCGATCTACTCGTATCGCTTGTCGATCGTGCACTTCTGGGCGCTGATCACCCTGTACATCTGGGCCGGCCCGCACCACCTGCACTACACCGCACTGCCCGACTGGGCGCAGTCGCTGGGCATGGTGATGTCGATTATCCTCCTGGCGCCAAGCTGGGGCGGCATGATCAACGGCATGATGACCCTGTCCGGTGCCTGGCATAAATTGCGCACCGACCCGATCCTGCGCTTCCTTGTGGTGTCGCTGGCGTTCTACGGCATGTCCACCTTCGAAGGCCCGATGATGGCCATCAAGACCGTGAACTCGCTGTCGCACTACACCGACTGGACCATCGGCCACGTCCACGCCGGCGCCCTGGGCTGGGTGGCGATGATCTCGATTGGTGCGGTGTACCACATGATTCCCAAGCTGTATGGCCGGGCGCAGATGCACAGTGTCGGCCTGATCAACGCGCACTTCTGGCTGGCGACCATTGGCACCGTGCTGTACATCGCCTCGATGTGGGTCAACGGCATTACCCAGGGCCTGATGTGGCGCGCCATCAACGATGACGGCACCCTCACCTACTCCTTCGTCGAAGCCTTGCAAGCCAGCCACCCGGGCTTCATCGTCCGTGCGCTGGGCGGTGCGTTCTTCGCCTCCGGCATGTTGCTGATGGCCTACAACGTGTTCCGCACCGTGCGTGCCGCCAACCCGGTACAGGCCGAGGAAGCCGCCAAGATCGTCGTCGTGGGAGCGCACTGA
- the ccoP gene encoding cytochrome-c oxidase, cbb3-type subunit III has protein sequence MTTFWSTYISVLTIGSLIGLTWLLLSTRKGQSTDTTDQTMGHSFDGIEEYDNPLPKWWFWLFVGTLVFSVGYLILYPGLGNWKGILPGYDNGWTGVNEWQKEMDKADAKFGPIFAKYAAMPVEEVAKDPQALKMGSRLFASNCSVCHGSDAKGAYGFPNLTDKDWRWGGEPETIKASIMNGRHGVMPAWAEVIGEQGVADVAAFVLTNLDGRSLPEGVKADAAKGKEIFAGNCVACHGPEAKGTPAMGAPDLTHPQAFIYGSSFAQLQQTIRYGRQGQMPAQAEIQGNDKVHLLAAYVYSLSHSEASDAVTAK, from the coding sequence ATGACCACCTTCTGGAGTACGTACATCAGCGTACTGACCATCGGCAGTTTGATCGGCCTTACCTGGCTGCTGCTGTCGACCCGCAAGGGCCAGAGTACCGACACCACCGACCAGACCATGGGCCACAGCTTCGATGGCATCGAGGAATACGACAACCCACTGCCCAAGTGGTGGTTCTGGTTGTTCGTCGGCACCTTGGTGTTCTCGGTGGGCTACTTGATCCTGTATCCGGGCCTGGGCAACTGGAAAGGCATCCTGCCGGGCTACGACAACGGCTGGACCGGGGTCAACGAATGGCAGAAGGAAATGGACAAGGCCGACGCCAAGTTCGGCCCGATCTTCGCCAAGTACGCGGCCATGCCTGTAGAAGAAGTGGCCAAGGACCCGCAAGCACTGAAGATGGGCAGCCGCCTGTTCGCCTCCAACTGCTCGGTGTGCCACGGCTCGGACGCCAAAGGCGCCTATGGCTTCCCCAACCTGACCGACAAGGACTGGCGTTGGGGTGGCGAGCCGGAGACCATCAAGGCCTCGATCATGAACGGTCGTCACGGCGTGATGCCGGCCTGGGCCGAGGTGATCGGTGAGCAAGGCGTGGCCGATGTGGCGGCGTTCGTGCTGACCAACCTGGATGGCCGCAGCCTGCCGGAAGGGGTCAAGGCGGACGCTGCCAAGGGCAAGGAAATCTTCGCCGGCAACTGCGTGGCCTGCCACGGGCCTGAAGCCAAGGGCACCCCGGCCATGGGCGCGCCTGACCTGACCCACCCGCAGGCGTTCATCTACGGTTCGAGCTTTGCCCAGCTGCAGCAGACCATTCGTTATGGTCGCCAGGGCCAGATGCCGGCGCAGGCCGAGATCCAGGGCAATGACAAGGTGCACCTGCTGGCGGCTTATGTGTATAGCCTGTCGCACAGTGAGGCCTCTGACGCAGTGACTGCCAAGTAA
- a CDS encoding cbb3-type cytochrome oxidase subunit 3, with translation MEIDIGMIRGLGTLVVMIAFIGLSLWVFNRRRDRDFAEARLLPFVDDRLPAAGQEPAAKRSSGQ, from the coding sequence ATGGAAATAGACATCGGCATGATCCGCGGCCTGGGCACCCTGGTGGTGATGATCGCCTTCATCGGCCTCTCGCTCTGGGTATTCAACCGCCGCCGCGACCGTGATTTCGCCGAAGCGCGCCTGCTGCCCTTCGTCGACGACCGCCTGCCCGCTGCCGGGCAGGAACCTGCTGCCAAGAGGAGTTCCGGGCAATGA
- the ccoO gene encoding cytochrome-c oxidase, cbb3-type subunit II, giving the protein MKHEVIEKNIGLMALLMVFAVSIGGLTQIVPLFFQDVTNKPVEGMKPYTALQLEGRDIYIREGCVGCHSQMIRPFRAETERYGHYSVAGESVWDHPFLWGSKRTGPDLARVGGRYSDDWHRAHLYNPRNVVPESKMPSYPWLVAEQVDNSHTETKMRTLRTLGVPYTDEDIAGARDAVKGKTEMDALVAYLQVLGTAIKNKR; this is encoded by the coding sequence ATGAAACATGAAGTCATCGAGAAAAACATCGGCCTGATGGCCCTGCTGATGGTGTTTGCCGTGAGCATCGGCGGCCTGACCCAGATCGTCCCGCTGTTCTTCCAGGACGTCACCAACAAGCCGGTCGAAGGCATGAAGCCCTACACCGCGCTGCAACTGGAAGGCCGTGATATCTACATCCGCGAAGGCTGCGTAGGCTGCCACTCGCAGATGATCCGCCCGTTCCGTGCCGAGACCGAACGCTACGGCCACTACTCGGTGGCCGGCGAGAGCGTGTGGGACCACCCGTTCCTGTGGGGCTCCAAACGCACCGGCCCGGACCTGGCCCGTGTCGGTGGCCGCTACTCCGACGACTGGCACCGCGCGCACCTGTACAACCCGCGCAACGTGGTGCCCGAGTCGAAGATGCCGTCCTACCCGTGGCTGGTCGCCGAACAGGTCGACAACAGCCACACCGAAACCAAGATGCGCACCCTGCGTACCCTCGGCGTGCCGTACACCGACGAGGACATTGCCGGTGCCCGCGACGCCGTCAAGGGCAAGACCGAGATGGACGCGCTGGTCGCCTACCTGCAGGTGCTCGGCACCGCGATCAAAAACAAGAGGTGA
- the ccoN gene encoding cytochrome-c oxidase, cbb3-type subunit I, whose amino-acid sequence MNTTSSTAYNYKVVRQFAIMTVVWGIVGMGLGVFIAAQLAWPSLNFDLPWTSFGRLRPLHTNAVIFAFGGCALFATSYYSVQRTCQTTLFSPKLAAFTFWGWQLVILLAAISLPLGYTSSKEYAELEWPIDILITIVWVCYAIVFFGTLMKRNTKHIYVGNWFFGAFILTVAMLHIINNLELPVSLTKSYSVYAGATDAMVQWWYGHNAVGFFLTAGFLGMMYYYVPKQAERPVYSYRLSIVHFWALITLYIWAGPHHLHYTALPDWAQSLGMVMSLILLAPSWGGMINGMMTLSGAWHKLRSDPILRFLVVSLAFYGMSTFEGPMMAIKTVNALSHYTDWTIGHVHAGALGWVAMISIGALYHTIPQVFGKARMYSIGLINAHFWLATIGTVLYIASMWVNGIAQGLMWRAINSDGTLTYSFVETLVASHPGFVVRFVGGAIFLSGMFLMAWNTWRTVRSPALDAAPVNAQLA is encoded by the coding sequence ATGAACACAACCAGCAGTACCGCCTACAACTACAAGGTGGTCCGCCAATTCGCCATCATGACGGTGGTGTGGGGAATCGTCGGGATGGGGCTCGGCGTCTTCATCGCCGCCCAGCTCGCCTGGCCGTCCCTCAACTTCGACCTCCCCTGGACCAGCTTCGGCCGCCTGCGCCCCCTGCATACCAATGCGGTGATCTTCGCGTTCGGCGGCTGTGCGCTGTTCGCCACCTCGTATTATTCGGTGCAACGTACCTGCCAGACCACCCTGTTCTCACCCAAACTGGCCGCGTTCACCTTCTGGGGCTGGCAACTGGTGATTCTGCTCGCGGCCATCAGCCTGCCGCTGGGCTACACCAGCTCCAAGGAATACGCCGAGCTGGAATGGCCGATCGACATCCTGATCACCATTGTCTGGGTCTGCTACGCCATCGTGTTCTTCGGCACACTGATGAAGCGCAACACCAAGCATATCTACGTGGGTAACTGGTTCTTCGGGGCCTTCATCCTGACCGTGGCCATGCTGCACATCATCAACAACCTGGAGCTGCCGGTCAGCCTGACCAAGTCGTACTCGGTCTATGCGGGCGCCACCGATGCCATGGTCCAGTGGTGGTATGGCCACAACGCGGTGGGCTTCTTCCTGACCGCAGGCTTCCTGGGGATGATGTACTACTACGTGCCCAAGCAGGCCGAGCGGCCGGTGTATTCCTATCGCCTGTCGATCGTTCACTTCTGGGCGCTGATCACCCTGTACATCTGGGCCGGCCCGCACCACCTGCACTACACCGCGCTGCCTGACTGGGCGCAGTCGCTGGGCATGGTGATGTCGCTGATCCTGCTGGCACCGAGCTGGGGCGGCATGATCAACGGCATGATGACCCTCTCCGGCGCCTGGCATAAGTTGCGCAGCGACCCGATCCTGCGCTTCCTCGTGGTGTCGCTGGCGTTCTACGGCATGTCCACCTTCGAAGGCCCGATGATGGCCATCAAGACGGTCAACGCCCTGTCGCACTACACCGACTGGACCATCGGCCACGTCCACGCCGGCGCCCTTGGCTGGGTGGCGATGATCTCGATCGGCGCGCTGTACCACACCATCCCGCAAGTGTTCGGCAAAGCGCGCATGTACAGCATCGGCCTGATCAACGCGCACTTCTGGCTGGCGACCATCGGCACCGTGCTGTACATCGCCTCGATGTGGGTCAACGGCATCGCCCAGGGCCTGATGTGGCGCGCGATCAACAGCGACGGCACGCTCACCTACTCGTTCGTCGAAACCCTGGTGGCCAGCCACCCTGGCTTCGTCGTGCGCTTCGTCGGTGGTGCGATCTTCCTCAGCGGCATGTTCCTGATGGCCTGGAACACCTGGCGGACCGTGCGCTCGCCAGCCCTTGATGCCGCCCCTGTGAACGCCCAGCTGGCGTGA
- a CDS encoding alpha/beta family hydrolase: MINGQSAGIDGDQWAKVGNVPGLRCDLAQIQGDGGANGCLILAHGAGAPMDSEFMNEMAQRLAALGVGVIRFEFPYMAERRVNGGKRPPNPQKVLLDCWREVYRQVRPLVTGTLAIGGKSMGGRMASLVADELGADALVCLGYPFYAVGKPEKPRVEHLAGLKTPTLIVQGERDALGNREAVAGYALSPAIEVSWLVTGDHDLKPLKASGFSHAQHLQAAAEKVAGFLSK; encoded by the coding sequence ATGATTAATGGGCAAAGTGCCGGTATTGACGGGGATCAATGGGCGAAGGTCGGAAATGTCCCAGGCTTGCGCTGCGATCTTGCGCAAATTCAAGGCGATGGCGGCGCCAACGGCTGCTTGATCCTGGCCCATGGCGCCGGTGCGCCGATGGACAGCGAGTTCATGAACGAGATGGCGCAAAGGCTTGCGGCGCTTGGGGTAGGGGTGATTCGCTTCGAGTTCCCGTACATGGCCGAGCGCAGGGTAAACGGCGGCAAGCGGCCGCCCAATCCGCAGAAGGTGCTACTGGATTGCTGGCGCGAGGTGTACCGGCAGGTGCGACCATTGGTCACGGGGACGTTGGCCATTGGCGGCAAGTCCATGGGCGGGCGCATGGCCAGCCTGGTGGCGGACGAGCTGGGCGCTGATGCACTGGTGTGCCTGGGGTATCCGTTCTATGCGGTGGGCAAGCCGGAAAAGCCCAGGGTCGAGCACCTGGCGGGGCTCAAGACGCCGACGCTGATTGTGCAAGGCGAGCGTGATGCGCTGGGTAATCGTGAGGCCGTGGCGGGGTATGCGCTGTCACCGGCGATCGAGGTGAGCTGGCTAGTGACGGGGGATCATGACTTGAAGCCGTTGAAGGCTTCGGGGTTCAGCCATGCGCAGCATTTGCAGGCGGCGGCTGAGAAAGTGGCGGGGTTCTTGTCGAAATAG
- a CDS encoding pyrimidine/purine nucleoside phosphorylase — MFQVNEYFNGTVKSIAFAGEEGPATVGVMAPGEYEFGTAKREIMHVVSGALTVKLPGSDNWETFKAGDKFNVAADSKFQLKVAVDTAYLCEYRD, encoded by the coding sequence ATGTTCCAGGTCAACGAGTACTTCAACGGCACCGTCAAGTCGATCGCTTTCGCGGGCGAAGAAGGTCCGGCCACCGTGGGTGTGATGGCACCGGGCGAATACGAGTTCGGCACGGCCAAGCGCGAAATCATGCATGTGGTTTCCGGTGCCCTGACCGTCAAGCTGCCAGGTAGCGACAACTGGGAAACCTTCAAGGCCGGCGACAAGTTCAATGTGGCCGCTGACAGCAAGTTCCAGCTGAAGGTAGCGGTGGACACTGCTTATCTGTGCGAGTACCGCGACTAA
- a CDS encoding exonuclease domain-containing protein, protein MGHWLVIDLEATTDDGGWPVTEMEIIEIGASLVTREGREVDHFQRFVRPRRRPQLTPFCRELTHISQASVDSAAAFPEVWARFERWLGHHRGQLQAWVSWGDYDRQQLVQEWQQHGLDSLLRNVPHINLKQRFAKARHLQRPTGLNGALQLAGMHFCGQQHRALEDARNTARLLPLSLPANGT, encoded by the coding sequence ATGGGCCATTGGTTGGTGATCGACCTGGAAGCCACCACCGACGATGGTGGATGGCCGGTCACAGAGATGGAAATCATTGAAATCGGCGCAAGCCTGGTGACCCGCGAAGGCCGCGAAGTCGACCACTTCCAGCGCTTCGTACGGCCCCGGCGGCGGCCACAGCTGACGCCGTTCTGCCGTGAACTGACGCACATCAGCCAGGCCAGCGTTGACAGCGCCGCCGCCTTCCCTGAGGTGTGGGCACGGTTCGAACGCTGGCTGGGGCACCACCGCGGGCAGTTGCAGGCGTGGGTCAGCTGGGGGGACTACGACCGTCAGCAACTGGTGCAGGAATGGCAGCAGCACGGGCTCGACAGCCTGCTGCGCAACGTGCCGCACATCAACCTCAAGCAGCGCTTCGCCAAAGCCCGCCACCTGCAGCGGCCGACCGGCCTCAATGGCGCCTTGCAGCTGGCCGGCATGCACTTTTGCGGGCAGCAGCACAGGGCCCTGGAAGATGCGCGCAACACGGCCCGGTTGTTGCCCTTGAGCCTGCCAGCCAACGGCACCTGA
- a CDS encoding substrate-binding periplasmic protein: MTPAPGLKALPTLLMLAALWLAIPGWAADAIEVKIGAAHFPPYTVRPEQGADTGLLPQLVQALNRFQQGYHFVLVPTSIQRRFGDFQQGRTDMAIFENPQWGWQQIAHQTVDMGLEDAEVFVASKANGRDPHYFDDLRGKRLALFNGYHYAFARFNSDPDYLRKAFNATLTYSHDSNLLMVQADRADIALVTRSYLSDFLDRNPDSQAQLVASQRIDQVYHHYALLRPGAPIGEQSFAALLRALRENGELTRIFQPYRITVQVPRD, translated from the coding sequence TTGACTCCAGCGCCCGGCTTAAAGGCCTTGCCCACTTTGCTGATGCTGGCCGCGCTGTGGCTGGCGATACCGGGCTGGGCTGCCGACGCGATCGAAGTGAAGATCGGTGCCGCGCATTTCCCACCCTACACCGTGCGCCCTGAACAGGGGGCCGACACCGGCCTGTTGCCGCAACTGGTCCAAGCCCTGAACCGCTTCCAGCAGGGCTACCACTTTGTCCTGGTACCCACGTCGATTCAGCGGCGCTTTGGTGATTTTCAGCAGGGTCGCACCGACATGGCGATCTTCGAGAACCCGCAGTGGGGCTGGCAGCAGATTGCCCATCAGACGGTGGACATGGGCCTGGAAGACGCCGAGGTGTTCGTTGCCAGCAAGGCCAATGGCCGTGACCCGCACTACTTCGATGACCTGCGCGGCAAGCGACTGGCGCTGTTCAACGGCTACCACTACGCCTTCGCCCGTTTCAACTCCGACCCGGACTACCTGCGCAAGGCCTTCAATGCGACGCTGACCTACTCCCACGACAGCAACCTGCTGATGGTGCAGGCAGACCGCGCCGACATCGCCCTGGTCACGCGCTCCTACCTGAGCGACTTTCTGGACCGCAACCCGGACAGCCAGGCGCAGTTGGTCGCCTCGCAGCGAATCGACCAGGTCTATCACCACTACGCCTTGCTGCGCCCCGGTGCGCCCATTGGCGAGCAATCGTTCGCGGCCCTGTTGCGTGCCCTGCGCGAGAACGGCGAGCTGACGCGTATCTTCCAGCCTTACCGGATCACGGTGCAGGTGCCGCGCGACTAA